A stretch of DNA from Drosophila virilis strain 15010-1051.87 chromosome 5, Dvir_AGI_RSII-ME, whole genome shotgun sequence:
ttaagccaCGCATATTCGATACTctaaccaaaaaatatgtgctCAACTTTATTAGCCCTTAAATAATAAAGGGAATTTTTCTGGTTCTTTCAATTTACAAGAATCATATTTTAGTTTACATATTTAACTACCCAACTTCAAGTGTGTTTGTAAATACTGTAATTACCCAGgtaatttgttgtttggcaatatataagaaaatattaacTCTTAATCATCAAATGCaacttataaaaaaataaactgttGGCTGGCAAACACATTTCgattaaaaatcatttaaaactTGAGAAGCTATTTTTGTGCATAATGCTGAAAATAATATAGTAATTGTGCTCACAATTCttgataattataattttgaaattacTTCATTTTTGTGCTGCTTAACGCTTTTAAAGTCATGCTGAACAAGCCAACAGACCGACGCCCGCTGCGCTAACAACTTTTAACAAATCATAGATAGTCCCTTTGGGAGAGTATATGGCCCTAGAATGGCTTCAAGTGTCATTTATTTGTCGACGTAACCTTAAAAACTTTTGCCCAAGCGTCGCTCAGGAAAAGTGTTATGCGTGGGttacaaatgtgtgtgtgtgtgtgggtgtggttGTGCGCCTGCCAAAGGCAAAATAATGCATATAAAATGGAAAATCAGCAAAAGATTCTAACCTTAGTTGGCGCGCACAGCTAGCTGCTCCTAacttattcaatttttattcttccatattttgtgtgtgtttgtgtgtgtgtgtccttgaCACAAACACTAGACTAcatcgaaattgaaattgatttgacaaatattttgctggcgtttattacatttttttgttatcagcgcgctggcgctggcgcctTGGCCTTTTCAAGTTTTGAACCCTGAACGTTTGGCAAGGATTACGTCTGCTATGGCAACAATTTCAATATGCTGGAgtccacactcacacacacacagacgcgaGCACACAAACATGCAAATGCATACCAATAAGCTGACTTGAATGGCACAAACCGAGCTGAGTTCGTGGAGTTGTCGCAAGTAAATGCAGTTGTGCAACAGCATTCCACACATGCCACGGGGCAAATACTCgataaatttatgtatatagagATGCATTTAACACATTGACACttgttgcatgccacacacacacacacatggacacaTACTCGCAATATggcattttgtgttttatataaatcaatatgAAAATCAAAGCAAGCACGCGTGAGTTTGTGGCTGTGACTttgtctgtgagtgtgtgtgtgtgtgggtgtgtgagaTTGCGTGTGTACCGGCAGCACCAAATACTATTTTAGCTGCTTAGAGTAACGAAATTAATGCTCTTTAACTGAACTATTAAGGTGCTTTAAGTACACCTAATagatattattaatttttaattatttttctaagTATAGAATATgtataaagaaataataataataatatattcaaaataataatatttttaaatactgataaatataatataaaaataccaCGAAGTGTCTAAAGTGCATAAACTTTCATACTTTCGCCTTAAATACCATTAGAGTGCCCGCGAAAATGTCCAATTAGACAACTTATCTGAACTGTTAAAAGCTTCTCGCTGAATATAATTGTGTGCAACGGCGCAGCTTCAATAGCCACAATGACCTTCAGCGAGAGGGTATTAAAAGGCCACTAGATAATCAGATTAAAGCGAAGAgtgttttcattaaattaccacttttggcttttataattttcgcATTTGAGCCTTAATGCATGCAGCGGCGACCAGGACAATAAGGACTAACGACACAAGCgacgcaaaagcaaaagctgtttttgttgtcaatattgacacatatgtatgtgcatgtgtgtgtgtgtgtgtgtgtgtgcgttagcAGATTGCAGAATACAATTGATAAATAGAATTTCAATGAAGTGgcttaataaatgcaaagtccTGTGCAAGGACAAatgtcaataaatatatatttatatatagagagagcaAGAGGGGGTGAGAGGGCACAGTGTAAATCCTAATCATAAAAAGAGCATCAACTAGGCTAACAACTAAAACCAATGTCAGCCACTAATTGTTACATTAAAGCTCAGAGTCTTACCATGAAAAACATTGTTGGAgtgattgtgtgtgttgatGATACACGTGCGGCTGCGGCCAGGTGATTAAGCTTTGCAAAGCAGAGCAGCAAATGGACAAGGCAAATAATCGCAGTAAGTGTCATCTATGGAGCGCACGTGACGTATGCGTAACATTAAGCAGAAGCTTGAATCTGAAGCTGGCAAAAAATTAACACAGTTTACCCAGGCTTAGACTTAAGCTGCACTTTACGATTTGTGCCCTGAACAACCTCAATGTATTCAGCTAACAAGTTTGAAAGCGTATTTTAAAATTGCACAGGAAAAAACGTTCTATTTGAGGTTCCGCTCTTTGCTGACGATTAGAGGATATAGATGTTTTAAGCGTTCTGTGTTAACGCCAGCAGCATTGGCTGGCTTAATGTTAGTTCttctaaaaaaatataaaaagttatTCGTACAAAAACTCTATTTACCTTCTCATGTTTGTTTAGCCGATGCAGATTATGAGTTTAGACGATAATTCGCTAAATACAATCCGAACTATGTGAGCTTGATTAGGATATTCAAATTTCGCCTTCGAGGAGTTCCCAGGTCAtctgtaaaaaaataaaaatatcgtgacattaaattaaataacatcTGCTCattatatttagatatattttaataataaaatttcataaattataatagtcAGTTGCAtgtttgcataaataattgtTACTTGCTAAATTGAAGtaacaatattaaattaaaatattaacaaatattgatactattaatatcaattaaaaCCCTAATGTGGTATAGATAAGTACTTATGAGTGTTTAATAAGGCctcataaatgaaaaaaaattgttcacTAATTATTCACctaacacgcacacatatgacTATTACAAGTCGGCTATTCATACTCTCCAATAAAATGTATGCTTAATAGCTTATATATGCTCGCTTATAACTATATCGAGTCGACTATTCAGACTGCCTTTATATGTTTAACGGAGTGTTATAATCGTAATACATTTGGTGACAAAGCTTAAATAGCCcaaaacaataagaaaaccACCTAACTCAAATTCTGTTTTGAGGGTCAACAGTCGcaaaaattttcataaatacgTTGGCAAATTGACCTATCGACACTTGAAATTGCGAtacgacaacaaaaacaaaaacgggGCAACTTGTAGGCAACTTTTGATATTGGCAAactttgaaattaattaaaatcgcCATCAATGCTTTCGCTCTGATGAAACCATAACAAAAACTAATATTTGACAATTGCCAATAATAATCGCCAGAGCAGCCGCATGTATTGCCAAaacgcaagcagcagcagccaacagccaacaacagCCAAAGACCAATCCAAATTattgcaaaacaaacaaacaacaacaacaagaacaacagcgccgacgacgacaacaaagacaacaacatgGAGTGAGcgcaacaattaaaacaaatcgaaaaaagCAATGTAAAATTTTCATGTtctaaattttttttgctgttgttttatgTTTCGAGTGGCAGCAACACCCGCCCCCAGCACACGCCCCCTTTTCAACCCAATGCATGCAAATTGCGGCTGAGTGTGCCtctgcgtgtgtgcatgtgtgtgagtgtactttgttgcttgtttttgcGCTTTTGGTGTAAGGACAAAGTTTTGCCGAACAATTGCTGCCGTGcacaaaattgaattgaaaactcAAAGGTCACAAATTTATGCAATCCatatacgatatatataaacatatatatattggcactttacatatgtttgtggtacgtgtgtgtataaatgtgtgtgtgtgtgtgtgtgtgtctgaatgCGTGTGTCGACAGTTGAACATTGCCCGGTGGATTGTTGTTTGATTGAAAATGTAATTGAATGGCAGCTACAAAATATACCCacaaaaagataaaaataatataaaataatgtaAAGGACGCACGAATACCCTGCATAAAAAAGGTAATCATGGGCCAAACTGCGGTTAACAAtttgattattaaaaaaataaatgaaaacaatttatgcAGAAAATCAAGGAATGGAATTAAcagaatataattaaatatgaaataaagaaagatttttttaaaaagtttttgttacAAAGAAGATATAATAGGCTTGAAAAACGGGAAAAAATGGAATCAACATGGGTAAAgttaaggaaaaaaaaaaataatacaaattttaagtaAACCCATATAGCCAGaaattatagaaaaataaaGAGCATTTATAATTCGTAAAAAGGAAATTCGAAAGAGTAAAACCTAAAACAATATGAAGGCTGAGCTTCAGGAAAAATTCCATGATAATGGATCTTccataataaagaaaatacatcaAGCAAAAGTAtaagaaaaatttaaaaaaaaattaatgattttaaagcagacaaaaaatgtgtaaaactAAAGAATATTCCTCGTGTAAAAATGAAATTGCTAAGGAgtaaaaactatattaaaagCCGTTTTCTTGGCAAAGCTGCAGGCTAGAAATATATTATGTTCAATAGCTTCCAAATAAgtaaagggtattaaaatccaaaaataatagttttttgctaaaacaaagaaaaactatTGCAAGCATGCAcaataaattatgaaattataatttcaattgtCCTTGGCACGTGCGAAcccatatttataatattcaacagaacacacacacacgcgcacacacgtacacacacatattgagcaattatttatttaattaatgttcATTAAAAACGGCATTAAATAATACACGTGCAACTTATATAAGGATTAAAAcatatgaaaaatgtttttgtagcttaaataaataagaattatataaatatttaaactgaatgaaaaatatttaaaaaagaaatgttaaaggcttaaaaaaaggaaataaccAGGCGTGTGGCAAGGATTTTGAGGGTCTCTAAGCCTTCAGCTAGGATTGAACGACcctttttctatattttttagtcAGCTTGCCCCAGTAGGCGAAATCGGATTAGGCTGACAACTTTAAATCAGGAAAAGATGTCTTAAACTAAGACAATGCCACCTGTAAGACCAACTGGCAGTCAATGGACTCACAACAAGCAGCCATCAACCCAACCCTCTACTTCCGCCCCCGCACTAAGTATTCAATTCCATAAACACTTGTACACGCAGATCACGCGGCCATCGTAAGCCAGCGAGCGTCTTGTGCGAAACTTCATCAACAGAAATTGTGAATTCCATACAAATAGTTTGACAAACTTGCCCCAAACTTGGTCTGCTTGGCGCTTAGAGGGCGCAGGGCAGGGGATCGAACGGGGCCGGCAAACATGGGGCATTGGGTGCTAAGGCAAAAAGCGCAAATGAAAGAAGTTTTGCGGTAGGCACTGGGCCAAAAGACGATAGGCAGGaaatgccacagcagcaggcaTAAAAGAAATCTtacacagccacagcaacaagaaaCTTAGATTCCCATACATATAACTATACGCTTCCGTGTACATATGTGCCATTtagttatatgtatgtgtgttgtgcGCATGTAAAACTAGCTGGATATAAAAGAACTTGTAGTCCAAAGTGAAAGATTTATTCTAGTTATGCTGCGGTTTGTACCTTATTTAAGACTTACGGAAAGATGTTCCGGCTTCTTAAAATATCAGATTTACCAGAAAATGTTATAATGGTACATGATATATTTTACAATCAGATTATCTATTATTTTGGTACTTACATAAAATAAGATGGAGGAATGGGGGAAAACTTGACACAGTCAACTAAAAATCGAAGTTCTAACAACCAAAATGACAGTAAGAAACAACTATAATattattacaaaattataattaaattaatacacTACTATTCcaataacaatttatatataaagacgTATAAATATACTTGTATAGAAGAATACTCCTAATTTTGTATATGCACCCcaatatttattgcatttgtgcttttatgtttttaatatttgataaatGTTTCTATAAATACTTGTATTTCCTTAAAATTTAACTATAATAGGGTATCCAGTATCCAATCTTAACGTATTGCGCTCTTTCCACTTGGCATTGCATAGTTTTTAGAACATTTTCTATTAAGGCGCCAACTATTTGGTCACGTACCGTGTGCTTATTATGAATGTGGTAAAATATAGGTCTACATACCTATAAAGtacataatatacatatgttctATATATCCTTGGGCCACGCGTGCGGCATATTATCGCAGGGGTCGCACGGCAGTCAGAGGCATTATCCGGACCGAAAGCAGCACCCAAATGCGATGACGCGCCAGGACGACTCTATTTGACTTGCGGGCACTTTCAGATTAAGCTAGAGGGGGGAGGGAGAAAGCGACAGGACCACATAATCAAAGTCACCAGACTGGCACTGACGCTGGCTGACTGGGGCACTCACTCAATGGAAGCATGTCCAAGGGCTGGTTGCTAAAAGTTTTTCATGTCCCAGCCAGCCGGAATAGGCGCGTGCAATCCTCCTACTTCTAAATAGTCCACACGGCATTGGAGAAGGCTCGAAAGTTTTGGACAACTTGTTTGGGTTCGGTTTTGGTTTTAGGGTTTTGTGAGGTTTTCAATACTCTTGCACGGAGTATCATAATGTTGTAACGAAGTGTGTGACGCTTAGAAATACATGTCGCTAGCCATATTTATCGGGAACAAAATCTGAATAGTTATagtcatatttatttgtttatttctatGCGAAAGTTGAAAGTGTGCAGGTCGCATCGGACAATTATATCATATTGTAGCATGGAAATGAACGATTACAAGTAAAGTTTTTGggtttgaggaaactaacttAACTTTGCTCCTTACCTATaagtaaaatataataatatatatagagcaaTTGTGAATTTCCAGGAGGTAAGCCGTATCAAATCGAactattatataatttaaatactaaGGCAGCAATCGGTCAAGAAGAGTGTTGAATTTTCGGTCCTTCTTGTTTGGGTTTTGACAAAATGCCGACGCATTGATTGTCAACATCCAAAAGGGAATTGAACTTTGCGACAGGAAGTTTGCGTCTGcgttttgttttagttgcttTTATCAATCAAAAGCCTGTGAGACCTTAACTTGAATTAGTGGTTAGATTTGTGCCACTTGCGTGACTTAGAGTGCATATTAAATGCCATTCAGGGAGCCAATCAAATCGAATTGCGCAGTCCAGAGCcctttttttgtaattatattaGCCCAAAACATTTACAGATATCGccatatttatgtacatatatatatatatatcttttgtGTTCTTTTTGTGGTTAcattttcagctgctgctgttggccattGTTGCTGCACGATTTGGTGGCCCAACAAGGCGCACAACTCTCGCATCGGCCTGCGAGGAGGAGTCCGTGTCAGCGCTTCAAAACAATAGATACAGCAGCTACTAcggcaataataacaacaacaacgacaacaataacaacgattATGGCTACAACAACGTTGATGGCATTGCAGATAGGAACGACAACAATGACAACTATAACTACAACAAAGCCACAGCCAAAtggcagccgccgcagcaaaAACTATACGCAAATTCCCAGGAGCTACAGCAGGAACACcaacgccagcagcaacagcaacagcaacagcagcaacaacaatttgttgatGATCCCGAGGCAGCTCGGAATGACTTCCTTTCGCAATTGTCTGACTTAAATGCGGCTGTGCAAGGTGTAGGCATGTTTGCTGCCCAgcacagaaacagaaacaataacaacaacaacaacaacaacaacaacaataacaactacaacgacaacgacaacaagaaTGACAACGACATCGACGACAACAATCTGTGGCAAGCTGAAGCTGGATTTGAAAGAGAAGAGACCCATTTGCCGCTGGAACGTCGCAGCCGTAGCAGCTACCTGTCCAGGTATGTTGCAAATCCCACTTTAACGCCCTCTCggaaaacaaacgaaaattagcagcagcaatttTTTGTCACGTTGCATGCAACTGCAGCCGACCGTGGCACATTCCTCAATGTGGCCCAAATATGATAGCAGCTTGACAATAACTAAGCCCCAAGTCAGCTGCTGGATTTGCCCCAGCTTTGCTCTGCATATCAACTAAAGCCGAGACCTTCAGCATTGATGCCAACATTTAAGCTGATTCGCGCTGGCTTTCTCtctttagtttttcttttctcttatttttttgggTAGATCAGGCTTAGCAGGATCAGGCGCATGCGATGGCCATGCCAAAAGATTACGTAATGCGGCGCCAAGCTGAAATCAACCAACAAAAGATTGACGAAGACAAAAGACTGTGCAATGCACAAAATTCACCCCGCCCGCCAAGCCGCCAGTTGAATACCCTGAGCAGAGAATTTATTGAAAAGCATTTCACATATCGTTGCAAATGCCAGAACAAAAGATTTTGATAGCTTTTCAAGTTTAGTAAATGTATTATAAAAGCAACGTAAATTAGCCGGCATTGCGCGGGCCAAATTACTTGCttcatattttgtgtatttcttTTTGGATCATTTCCCGCCCGTATGAAATTTGAGTCTTTTAATGTTAGATCCACGTGAATAGCCCGGCTTTGCGCGGGCCAAGTTCGTTAGTTCACATTTAAGGTATTACTTATGGGACCATTTCCCGCCCGTATGAAATTTAAACCCACCCTAGAGACCACATTTTTACTTATATTTCGAATAGATAGTAATCGAAACTAAATACTTTGCCTACAGCAATTTCCACAGAGGGGGATTGATTTTTGCTGAAAACTATTTATATCCCTATCAATTCTCCACTGCACAAAATTAGAATACAGActtgcatttataattttagtgaaaaataatcaaatacaGACCCTTCCAGTTTAGCCGAGCAGTTCGTAGCCGCAAAAACTATTTGAAAATTTCCGCAActcaatttgaatataaatgcaaacaaacaaatgcaacattttagttgtttttttatattttgtttgtagcttaagattaaaatatatttttttatttttttgctgctttgctTTGTGGCCACGCCCCCGCCCCCAACCCGCTGGGCATTATTGAAGGCAGCGGCCAAGGCAACAAATTCAAAACCATTTATTTCTAAACATTTTCGCAAACTTTGCGACAAAACTATCAAAGCCGCTGTGTTTGCCTGAAGTGCGCTTCAAAAATGCCCCCTGCGGTGAGTGGTTGCAGTTGGCTATGTGGGTGGGTCGGGCTGGTTCGGGTTGGTTTGGTGGTGTCGCTGTTGGGTTTGCCGCTCAGCGCAAAGCATTGACAACGAAAAAGGAAATCCGCTGGCAGCCAACGACAGTCGCGTTACGATGGAAGCTTTGTCTATGCCACACCTCCACCCAGCTCCCACTGCTGCAGAAGGGGAGGCGACGGGCAGACAAAGCGCGCACGCGGATGGCAAACGCCGCGAAATGAAAGCTAAAAAATGCATTGGCATTTGCTGCAGTTGAATGCAAAATGATGCGCTTTTGTTGCCGaagtgcaaacaaaaaaaaaaaaagtaaaagtaactTAGCCGGTAGTACAGCTGGCAGATACCCCTTCATACGAAATTCACGATTAAATAATGATAAACCCATTAAATTCCAGCTTTCATAgctggacggacagacagacatacggTCAAGTCTATATCGTCTTAACTCGTCGATTCGATCAAAAGTATATGTGAATACTTTAGCTTCGAAGATTAGTACAAGGCATGATACCCCTTTTTCACATTTAAAATGGATGCGGGGTATGAAAAGCtgaagaataaaataaaaaaactatcTAACGCCAAACGTCAAAAGcgacattttttctttctttctataATATTTTTGAGCGAATTTTACGGACGGCCGCAGCCGTTTCCGGCAGCTGCGCGACCGTCGCTAATTCATTGCCAAAGCTTAAATTTTCTATGCATATGCAATTTGTAGGCATGCAGGTCAGCCGGAGCGTTACGAGAATGATGCAATACCAAGCGAAACAGACGACAGCGTGGATGTTGAGGGCGAGGAGGACTATGCCGTGGTCACCACCAAAGATGCGGACGAGTTGAGCCCCCAGCTGCCCTATGGCATACAAAATGTGCGCAAGCGGCGTGTGCGCAGCGTCatgccaccagcagcagcagcagcagcagcggctgcagctgcagctgcggcacAGCACAGCGGCAGCGAGGGCGTAAGTTAAGCAGGGGATCATGTCCACGCAGGGTAAATCACACTCTTGACAACTCTTTCAGGTCACCTATCAATCGCTGTGCCCCACCAAGCGTGTTACCGTTAAGCTGGACAATGGCGAATATCGGCCCAATCACTATGTGGAGGTTACCTGTGCCAACAACTATGCCCCGTTGCCGGCCAGGCTGCACAACTACGACTACAACTATCGCAGCAacgagctgccgctgctgcgcgCCCTTCTCAACGAGCGTGCCGGTGAGAAGCGTGAggtgcgtatacttaatattattattattattattactcaAATGCAAGAGAACCAGAAAACATACTTCATTTATATAGTGCAAATGTCAGCTCGGATTCTTTTGATTTGAGTTGGGCAGGTGGAAGTCAGACACCCAAACACCTATTAACCAAAACGAAGTTACTTTAATACCGACTAGGAAATCTTCTTAAAATGATCgagtgaatgaatgaatgctataaatacatatattagcCGATTTCTTATATAGATAGTGTTATGGTAGTCCGATTTTAAGGAGATTTGCGCATATGAAACGAGTAAACCAATTTAACAACTCTTTCAcaaataacttaaaaaaagaatcaagttttttattaaaaaaaacctaCCTGTAGACCAATCAGTATCATATAGCAGCTCTATGTTATTGAGGAACTATCCACTATGCAAAATGTCCTGTGAAAACTTATTGCTGACAGCTTTCTGACGATACAAAAATGATATAAGAATAGAGACATTATATAGAAACGTTAGAGCTGCATACTATAGTTAATTCccttatttaatattaatcattaatttaaatttataaaatatttatgacaaTTACGATATTCCCGTAGATCTGCTCGGCTACTGGTTTCTCGTGCATTCAGCTCAATCGCACCATACATCTGATACGCTTGAACGAGGGCAGCGGCT
This window harbors:
- the LOC6626296 gene encoding uncharacterized protein produces the protein MVSKALLLLLAIVAARFGGPTRRTTLASACEEESVSALQNNRYSSYYGNNNNNNDNNNNDYGYNNVDGIADRNDNNDNYNYNKATAKWQPPQQKLYANSQELQQEHQRQQQQQQQQQQQQFVDDPEAARNDFLSQLSDLNAAVQGVGMFAAQHRNRNNNNNNNNNNNNNNYNDNDNKNDNDIDDNNLWQAEAGFEREETHLPLERRSRSSYLSRHAGQPERYENDAIPSETDDSVDVEGEEDYAVVTTKDADELSPQLPYGIQNVRKRRVRSVMPPAAAAAAAAAAAAAAQHSGSEGVTYQSLCPTKRVTVKLDNGEYRPNHYVEVTCANNYAPLPARLHNYDYNYRSNELPLLRALLNERAGEKREICSATGFSCIQLNRTIHLIRLNEGSGCWESETRTVPSGCECMWPKHSYGDIASYHQAQKRFRTSLNNLQARVSGGNIDYAPGVGYRQLTLRSRAPKSGAGAARSRRSDVLDYDNYELN